In a single window of the Acidobacteriota bacterium genome:
- a CDS encoding sigma-70 family RNA polymerase sigma factor gives MTRRGEANDPKPERLPLDPRGEFPAEEPDLVPEEDLEEEGRGDAETAALVPLRERPLPSAIDPLARYIQEVRKFPPLDPEEERELARRYRETGDPELAKRLITANLRLVVKLALMYRRALRSVMDLIQEGNIGLLEALKRYDPDLGVRFSTYASWWIKAYILKYLLDNARLVRVGTTNARRKLLYNLRREQRKLESQGIAPTTKLLAARFGVSEEDVEDVDRALSAQDVSVDVPVGEDQRTRLGDLLPAEGPSAFDQVAAAEVKERIDAALEEFRAGLGERDRALLDRRLAADEPATLQQLGEEFGVTREAMRQAEVKLKRRLATFLRDRFGEEVRLHFLQ, from the coding sequence GGCGAACGACCCGAAGCCGGAGCGTCTTCCGCTCGATCCTCGCGGCGAGTTTCCGGCCGAGGAGCCGGACCTGGTGCCGGAGGAGGATCTCGAGGAGGAAGGACGCGGCGATGCCGAGACAGCGGCGCTCGTCCCCCTGCGCGAGCGGCCGCTGCCGTCGGCGATCGATCCCCTCGCCCGGTACATCCAGGAAGTCAGGAAGTTCCCGCCGCTCGACCCGGAGGAGGAGCGCGAGCTGGCGCGGCGCTATCGCGAGACGGGCGATCCCGAGCTGGCCAAGCGTCTCATCACGGCGAACCTCCGCCTGGTGGTGAAACTCGCCCTGATGTACCGCCGGGCGCTCCGGTCCGTGATGGATCTCATCCAGGAGGGAAACATCGGCCTGCTCGAGGCGCTCAAGCGGTACGACCCCGATCTCGGGGTTCGCTTCTCCACCTACGCCTCGTGGTGGATCAAGGCTTACATCCTCAAGTACCTGCTCGACAACGCCCGGCTGGTCCGCGTGGGGACGACGAACGCCCGGAGGAAGCTGCTCTACAACCTCCGGCGGGAGCAGAGAAAGCTGGAATCCCAGGGGATCGCGCCCACCACCAAGCTGCTGGCGGCGCGTTTCGGCGTCTCCGAAGAGGATGTCGAGGATGTCGATCGGGCGCTGTCGGCGCAGGACGTCTCGGTCGATGTGCCGGTCGGGGAGGACCAGCGGACACGCCTGGGCGACCTGCTTCCGGCAGAAGGGCCGAGCGCCTTCGACCAGGTGGCCGCAGCCGAGGTCAAGGAACGGATCGACGCGGCGCTGGAGGAGTTCCGGGCGGGCCTCGGGGAGCGCGACCGGGCGCTGCTCGACCGGCGGCTGGCCGCGGACGAACCGGCCACCCTCCAGCAGCTCGGGGAGGAGTTCGGGGTGACGCGGGAGGCGATGAGGCAGGCGGAGGTCAAGCTCAAGCGGCGTCTCGCGACCTTCCTCAGGGACCGGTTCGGG